The Manihot esculenta cultivar AM560-2 chromosome 1, M.esculenta_v8, whole genome shotgun sequence genome has a window encoding:
- the LOC110612347 gene encoding uncharacterized protein LOC110612347 isoform X6: MWRQNVFPGNSDSDQSISDEEELNGHMTDNCFSLNTNAEKEQGLLLQSRLEILRGMNDGSMEKEAGNLTHEDQTSFFAGDKVKMLDFPKNGGLTFSQRKESKHHPDEEIISDDEDDYVLANSITRGDRKLNKDSNLHGFRREKQDEARTWSMISKEAKALNHLNKQSLSSFSAFSRGNKSCKGVRDKVKPKFSLHIKSHKVGLSRPLTSKDEDVMSSKVLDEPEQLEPIEDEAVEKSNLEFLEDFHGQTEVPLIIAPADEALGNGIVEHSMTELLDGLQDRNVQLRGNPKMFRRTRGKKRAQLMGKKNISLLGDRNIDDEEKPEQVITGSSSDDEVFLGLNCFLIVCSRLSTACSVSIFQANYANLNLANPEMKGQSVADRFQEALAATSLSNDGALVTAAKLSGTFCFLNFAVLDCLGSCSRSCRVKRKEIRIF; this comes from the exons ATGTGGCGGCAAAATGTTTTTCCG GGGAACTCGGATTCTGATCAGAGCATTTCTG ATGAggaggaattaaatggccatATGACAGATAATTGCTTTTCTTTGAATACGAATGCAGAGAAAGAG CAAGGATTGCTGCTTCAATCACGACTGGAGATACTTAGAG GAATGAACGATGGAAGTATGGAAAAGGAAGCTGGAAATTTAACACATGAG gaccaaacaagcttcttTGCTGGAGACAAGGTTAAAATGCTTGATTTCCCCAAAAACGGTGGCTTAACCTTTTCCCAAAGGAAGGAATCTAAGCACCATCCGGATGAGGAAATCATCTCTGATGATGAG GATGATTATGTACTTGCAAATTCAATTACACGTGGTGATAGGAAGCTCAACAAAGATAGTAATCTCCATGGTTTTAGAAGGGAAAAGCAAGATGAGGCCCGCACATGGTCCATGATAAGTAAAGAAGCTAAGGCATTAAACCATTTGAATAAACAGTCTTTGTCTTCCTTTTCTGCCTTCTCCAGAGGGAACAAATCTTGTAAAG GTGTTAGAGACAAAGTTAAGCCAAAATTCTCTCTGCATATAAAGTCACATAAAGTTGGTCTCTCTCGTCCTTTGACTTCTAAGGATGAAGATGTGATGTCATCCAAGGTTCTTGATGAACCTGAACAACTGGAACCAATTGAGGATGAAGCCGTAGAAAAGTCAAACCTTGAGTTTCTTGAAGATTTTCATGGTCAAACTGAAGTGCCATTAATAATTGCACCTGCTGATGAAGCTCTTGGGAATGGAATTGTTGAGCATTCAATGACTGAGCTATTAGATGGGCTTCAGGATAGGAATGTTCAGCTAAGAGGAAATCCTAAAATG TTTAGAAGAACAAGAGGAAAAAAAAGGGCACAGTTAATGGGGAAGAAAAATATATCACTATTGGGTGACAGAAACATTGATGATGAAGAAAAACCTGAGCAAGTAATTACTGGATCATCAAGTGATGATGAGGTATTCCTTGGCTTGAATTGCTTTCTAATTGTTTGTTCTAGACTGTCTACTGCTTGTTCAGTTTCTATCTTTCAGGCCAATTATGCAAACCTAAATCTTGCAAACCCAGAGATGAAGGGGCAGAGTGTGGCAGATCGGTTTCAGGAAGCATTAGCTGCTACCTCTTTGAGCAATGACGGGGCCCTTGTCACAGCTGCCAAACTGTCAGG AACTTTTTGCTTCCTCAATTTTGCAGTATTGGATTGTTTGGGAAGTTGCAGCAGGTCATGCAGAGTGAAAAGGAAAGAGATACGgattttctga
- the LOC110612347 gene encoding uncharacterized protein LOC110612347 isoform X3, protein MWRQNVFPGNSDSDQSISDEEELNGHMTDNCFSLNTNAEKEQGLLLQSRLEILRGMNDGSMEKEAGNLTHEDQTSFFAGDKVKMLDFPKNGGLTFSQRKESKHHPDEEIISDDEDDYVLANSITRGDRKLNKDSNLHGFRREKQDEARTWSMISKEAKALNHLNKQSLSSFSAFSRGNKSCKGVRDKVKPKFSLHIKSHKVGLSRPLTSKDEDVMSSKVLDEPEQLEPIEDEAVEKSNLEFLEDFHGQTEVPLIIAPADEALGNGIVEHSMTELLDGLQDRNVQLRGNPKMFRRTRGKKRAQLMGKKNISLLGDRNIDDEEKPEQVITGSSSDDEANYANLNLANPEMKGQSVADRFQEALAATSLSNDGALVTAAKLSGIGLFGKLQQVMQSEKERDTDFLKKIQMGASPNDKSRCNVVKILSIYLEAKLSVCRCLFGSNIEGSQKLVDKEREGTVIFSPRICGDVDLEVGSLICIHPPWKEVQAMGNDNSVILSTYFSKVWKESNN, encoded by the exons ATGTGGCGGCAAAATGTTTTTCCG GGGAACTCGGATTCTGATCAGAGCATTTCTG ATGAggaggaattaaatggccatATGACAGATAATTGCTTTTCTTTGAATACGAATGCAGAGAAAGAG CAAGGATTGCTGCTTCAATCACGACTGGAGATACTTAGAG GAATGAACGATGGAAGTATGGAAAAGGAAGCTGGAAATTTAACACATGAG gaccaaacaagcttcttTGCTGGAGACAAGGTTAAAATGCTTGATTTCCCCAAAAACGGTGGCTTAACCTTTTCCCAAAGGAAGGAATCTAAGCACCATCCGGATGAGGAAATCATCTCTGATGATGAG GATGATTATGTACTTGCAAATTCAATTACACGTGGTGATAGGAAGCTCAACAAAGATAGTAATCTCCATGGTTTTAGAAGGGAAAAGCAAGATGAGGCCCGCACATGGTCCATGATAAGTAAAGAAGCTAAGGCATTAAACCATTTGAATAAACAGTCTTTGTCTTCCTTTTCTGCCTTCTCCAGAGGGAACAAATCTTGTAAAG GTGTTAGAGACAAAGTTAAGCCAAAATTCTCTCTGCATATAAAGTCACATAAAGTTGGTCTCTCTCGTCCTTTGACTTCTAAGGATGAAGATGTGATGTCATCCAAGGTTCTTGATGAACCTGAACAACTGGAACCAATTGAGGATGAAGCCGTAGAAAAGTCAAACCTTGAGTTTCTTGAAGATTTTCATGGTCAAACTGAAGTGCCATTAATAATTGCACCTGCTGATGAAGCTCTTGGGAATGGAATTGTTGAGCATTCAATGACTGAGCTATTAGATGGGCTTCAGGATAGGAATGTTCAGCTAAGAGGAAATCCTAAAATG TTTAGAAGAACAAGAGGAAAAAAAAGGGCACAGTTAATGGGGAAGAAAAATATATCACTATTGGGTGACAGAAACATTGATGATGAAGAAAAACCTGAGCAAGTAATTACTGGATCATCAAGTGATGATGAG GCCAATTATGCAAACCTAAATCTTGCAAACCCAGAGATGAAGGGGCAGAGTGTGGCAGATCGGTTTCAGGAAGCATTAGCTGCTACCTCTTTGAGCAATGACGGGGCCCTTGTCACAGCTGCCAAACTGTCAGG TATTGGATTGTTTGGGAAGTTGCAGCAGGTCATGCAGAGTGAAAAGGAAAGAGATACGgattttctgaaaaaaatacAGATGGGAGCTAGCCCCAATG ATAAATCACGTTGTAATGTTGTAAAGATCCTTTCAATATACTTGGAAGCAAAGCTGTCAGTTTGTCGCTGCTTGTTTGGCAGCAATATAGAG GGCTCCCAAAAGTTGGTGGATAAAGAAAGGGAAGGAACAGTTATATTTAGTCCAAGAATTTGTGGTGATGTTGACCTCGAGGTTGGGAGCTTGATTTGTATTCATCCTCCATG GAAGGAGGTTCAAGCGATGGGAAATGACAATAGCGTTATCCTATCTACATATTTTTCCAAAGTCTGGAAggaaagcaataattaa
- the LOC110612347 gene encoding uncharacterized protein LOC110612347 isoform X2, giving the protein MWRQNVFPGNSDSDQSISEKEQGLLLQSRLEILRGMNDGSMEKEAGNLTHEDQTSFFAGDKVKMLDFPKNGGLTFSQRKESKHHPDEEIISDDEDDYVLANSITRGDRKLNKDSNLHGFRREKQDEARTWSMISKEAKALNHLNKQSLSSFSAFSRGNKSCKGVRDKVKPKFSLHIKSHKVGLSRPLTSKDEDVMSSKVLDEPEQLEPIEDEAVEKSNLEFLEDFHGQTEVPLIIAPADEALGNGIVEHSMTELLDGLQDRNVQLRGNPKMFRRTRGKKRAQLMGKKNISLLGDRNIDDEEKPEQVITGSSSDDEVFLGLNCFLIVCSRLSTACSVSIFQANYANLNLANPEMKGQSVADRFQEALAATSLSNDGALVTAAKLSGIGLFGKLQQVMQSEKERDTDFLKKIQMGASPNDKSRCNVVKILSIYLEAKLSVCRCLFGSNIEGSQKLVDKEREGTVIFSPRICGDVDLEVGSLICIHPPWKEVQAMGNDNSVILSTYFSKVWKESNN; this is encoded by the exons ATGTGGCGGCAAAATGTTTTTCCG GGGAACTCGGATTCTGATCAGAGCATTTCTG AGAAAGAG CAAGGATTGCTGCTTCAATCACGACTGGAGATACTTAGAG GAATGAACGATGGAAGTATGGAAAAGGAAGCTGGAAATTTAACACATGAG gaccaaacaagcttcttTGCTGGAGACAAGGTTAAAATGCTTGATTTCCCCAAAAACGGTGGCTTAACCTTTTCCCAAAGGAAGGAATCTAAGCACCATCCGGATGAGGAAATCATCTCTGATGATGAG GATGATTATGTACTTGCAAATTCAATTACACGTGGTGATAGGAAGCTCAACAAAGATAGTAATCTCCATGGTTTTAGAAGGGAAAAGCAAGATGAGGCCCGCACATGGTCCATGATAAGTAAAGAAGCTAAGGCATTAAACCATTTGAATAAACAGTCTTTGTCTTCCTTTTCTGCCTTCTCCAGAGGGAACAAATCTTGTAAAG GTGTTAGAGACAAAGTTAAGCCAAAATTCTCTCTGCATATAAAGTCACATAAAGTTGGTCTCTCTCGTCCTTTGACTTCTAAGGATGAAGATGTGATGTCATCCAAGGTTCTTGATGAACCTGAACAACTGGAACCAATTGAGGATGAAGCCGTAGAAAAGTCAAACCTTGAGTTTCTTGAAGATTTTCATGGTCAAACTGAAGTGCCATTAATAATTGCACCTGCTGATGAAGCTCTTGGGAATGGAATTGTTGAGCATTCAATGACTGAGCTATTAGATGGGCTTCAGGATAGGAATGTTCAGCTAAGAGGAAATCCTAAAATG TTTAGAAGAACAAGAGGAAAAAAAAGGGCACAGTTAATGGGGAAGAAAAATATATCACTATTGGGTGACAGAAACATTGATGATGAAGAAAAACCTGAGCAAGTAATTACTGGATCATCAAGTGATGATGAGGTATTCCTTGGCTTGAATTGCTTTCTAATTGTTTGTTCTAGACTGTCTACTGCTTGTTCAGTTTCTATCTTTCAGGCCAATTATGCAAACCTAAATCTTGCAAACCCAGAGATGAAGGGGCAGAGTGTGGCAGATCGGTTTCAGGAAGCATTAGCTGCTACCTCTTTGAGCAATGACGGGGCCCTTGTCACAGCTGCCAAACTGTCAGG TATTGGATTGTTTGGGAAGTTGCAGCAGGTCATGCAGAGTGAAAAGGAAAGAGATACGgattttctgaaaaaaatacAGATGGGAGCTAGCCCCAATG ATAAATCACGTTGTAATGTTGTAAAGATCCTTTCAATATACTTGGAAGCAAAGCTGTCAGTTTGTCGCTGCTTGTTTGGCAGCAATATAGAG GGCTCCCAAAAGTTGGTGGATAAAGAAAGGGAAGGAACAGTTATATTTAGTCCAAGAATTTGTGGTGATGTTGACCTCGAGGTTGGGAGCTTGATTTGTATTCATCCTCCATG GAAGGAGGTTCAAGCGATGGGAAATGACAATAGCGTTATCCTATCTACATATTTTTCCAAAGTCTGGAAggaaagcaataattaa
- the LOC110612347 gene encoding uncharacterized protein LOC110612347 isoform X1: protein MWRQNVFPGNSDSDQSISDEEELNGHMTDNCFSLNTNAEKEQGLLLQSRLEILRGMNDGSMEKEAGNLTHEDQTSFFAGDKVKMLDFPKNGGLTFSQRKESKHHPDEEIISDDEDDYVLANSITRGDRKLNKDSNLHGFRREKQDEARTWSMISKEAKALNHLNKQSLSSFSAFSRGNKSCKGVRDKVKPKFSLHIKSHKVGLSRPLTSKDEDVMSSKVLDEPEQLEPIEDEAVEKSNLEFLEDFHGQTEVPLIIAPADEALGNGIVEHSMTELLDGLQDRNVQLRGNPKMFRRTRGKKRAQLMGKKNISLLGDRNIDDEEKPEQVITGSSSDDEVFLGLNCFLIVCSRLSTACSVSIFQANYANLNLANPEMKGQSVADRFQEALAATSLSNDGALVTAAKLSGIGLFGKLQQVMQSEKERDTDFLKKIQMGASPNDKSRCNVVKILSIYLEAKLSVCRCLFGSNIEGSQKLVDKEREGTVIFSPRICGDVDLEVGSLICIHPPWKEVQAMGNDNSVILSTYFSKVWKESNN from the exons ATGTGGCGGCAAAATGTTTTTCCG GGGAACTCGGATTCTGATCAGAGCATTTCTG ATGAggaggaattaaatggccatATGACAGATAATTGCTTTTCTTTGAATACGAATGCAGAGAAAGAG CAAGGATTGCTGCTTCAATCACGACTGGAGATACTTAGAG GAATGAACGATGGAAGTATGGAAAAGGAAGCTGGAAATTTAACACATGAG gaccaaacaagcttcttTGCTGGAGACAAGGTTAAAATGCTTGATTTCCCCAAAAACGGTGGCTTAACCTTTTCCCAAAGGAAGGAATCTAAGCACCATCCGGATGAGGAAATCATCTCTGATGATGAG GATGATTATGTACTTGCAAATTCAATTACACGTGGTGATAGGAAGCTCAACAAAGATAGTAATCTCCATGGTTTTAGAAGGGAAAAGCAAGATGAGGCCCGCACATGGTCCATGATAAGTAAAGAAGCTAAGGCATTAAACCATTTGAATAAACAGTCTTTGTCTTCCTTTTCTGCCTTCTCCAGAGGGAACAAATCTTGTAAAG GTGTTAGAGACAAAGTTAAGCCAAAATTCTCTCTGCATATAAAGTCACATAAAGTTGGTCTCTCTCGTCCTTTGACTTCTAAGGATGAAGATGTGATGTCATCCAAGGTTCTTGATGAACCTGAACAACTGGAACCAATTGAGGATGAAGCCGTAGAAAAGTCAAACCTTGAGTTTCTTGAAGATTTTCATGGTCAAACTGAAGTGCCATTAATAATTGCACCTGCTGATGAAGCTCTTGGGAATGGAATTGTTGAGCATTCAATGACTGAGCTATTAGATGGGCTTCAGGATAGGAATGTTCAGCTAAGAGGAAATCCTAAAATG TTTAGAAGAACAAGAGGAAAAAAAAGGGCACAGTTAATGGGGAAGAAAAATATATCACTATTGGGTGACAGAAACATTGATGATGAAGAAAAACCTGAGCAAGTAATTACTGGATCATCAAGTGATGATGAGGTATTCCTTGGCTTGAATTGCTTTCTAATTGTTTGTTCTAGACTGTCTACTGCTTGTTCAGTTTCTATCTTTCAGGCCAATTATGCAAACCTAAATCTTGCAAACCCAGAGATGAAGGGGCAGAGTGTGGCAGATCGGTTTCAGGAAGCATTAGCTGCTACCTCTTTGAGCAATGACGGGGCCCTTGTCACAGCTGCCAAACTGTCAGG TATTGGATTGTTTGGGAAGTTGCAGCAGGTCATGCAGAGTGAAAAGGAAAGAGATACGgattttctgaaaaaaatacAGATGGGAGCTAGCCCCAATG ATAAATCACGTTGTAATGTTGTAAAGATCCTTTCAATATACTTGGAAGCAAAGCTGTCAGTTTGTCGCTGCTTGTTTGGCAGCAATATAGAG GGCTCCCAAAAGTTGGTGGATAAAGAAAGGGAAGGAACAGTTATATTTAGTCCAAGAATTTGTGGTGATGTTGACCTCGAGGTTGGGAGCTTGATTTGTATTCATCCTCCATG GAAGGAGGTTCAAGCGATGGGAAATGACAATAGCGTTATCCTATCTACATATTTTTCCAAAGTCTGGAAggaaagcaataattaa
- the LOC110612347 gene encoding uncharacterized protein LOC110612347 isoform X4: MFFRGTRILIRAFLQGLLLQSRLEILRGMNDGSMEKEAGNLTHEDQTSFFAGDKVKMLDFPKNGGLTFSQRKESKHHPDEEIISDDEDDYVLANSITRGDRKLNKDSNLHGFRREKQDEARTWSMISKEAKALNHLNKQSLSSFSAFSRGNKSCKGVRDKVKPKFSLHIKSHKVGLSRPLTSKDEDVMSSKVLDEPEQLEPIEDEAVEKSNLEFLEDFHGQTEVPLIIAPADEALGNGIVEHSMTELLDGLQDRNVQLRGNPKMFRRTRGKKRAQLMGKKNISLLGDRNIDDEEKPEQVITGSSSDDEVFLGLNCFLIVCSRLSTACSVSIFQANYANLNLANPEMKGQSVADRFQEALAATSLSNDGALVTAAKLSGIGLFGKLQQVMQSEKERDTDFLKKIQMGASPNDKSRCNVVKILSIYLEAKLSVCRCLFGSNIEGSQKLVDKEREGTVIFSPRICGDVDLEVGSLICIHPPWKEVQAMGNDNSVILSTYFSKVWKESNN, from the exons ATGTTTTTCCG GGGAACTCGGATTCTGATCAGAGCATTTCTG CAAGGATTGCTGCTTCAATCACGACTGGAGATACTTAGAG GAATGAACGATGGAAGTATGGAAAAGGAAGCTGGAAATTTAACACATGAG gaccaaacaagcttcttTGCTGGAGACAAGGTTAAAATGCTTGATTTCCCCAAAAACGGTGGCTTAACCTTTTCCCAAAGGAAGGAATCTAAGCACCATCCGGATGAGGAAATCATCTCTGATGATGAG GATGATTATGTACTTGCAAATTCAATTACACGTGGTGATAGGAAGCTCAACAAAGATAGTAATCTCCATGGTTTTAGAAGGGAAAAGCAAGATGAGGCCCGCACATGGTCCATGATAAGTAAAGAAGCTAAGGCATTAAACCATTTGAATAAACAGTCTTTGTCTTCCTTTTCTGCCTTCTCCAGAGGGAACAAATCTTGTAAAG GTGTTAGAGACAAAGTTAAGCCAAAATTCTCTCTGCATATAAAGTCACATAAAGTTGGTCTCTCTCGTCCTTTGACTTCTAAGGATGAAGATGTGATGTCATCCAAGGTTCTTGATGAACCTGAACAACTGGAACCAATTGAGGATGAAGCCGTAGAAAAGTCAAACCTTGAGTTTCTTGAAGATTTTCATGGTCAAACTGAAGTGCCATTAATAATTGCACCTGCTGATGAAGCTCTTGGGAATGGAATTGTTGAGCATTCAATGACTGAGCTATTAGATGGGCTTCAGGATAGGAATGTTCAGCTAAGAGGAAATCCTAAAATG TTTAGAAGAACAAGAGGAAAAAAAAGGGCACAGTTAATGGGGAAGAAAAATATATCACTATTGGGTGACAGAAACATTGATGATGAAGAAAAACCTGAGCAAGTAATTACTGGATCATCAAGTGATGATGAGGTATTCCTTGGCTTGAATTGCTTTCTAATTGTTTGTTCTAGACTGTCTACTGCTTGTTCAGTTTCTATCTTTCAGGCCAATTATGCAAACCTAAATCTTGCAAACCCAGAGATGAAGGGGCAGAGTGTGGCAGATCGGTTTCAGGAAGCATTAGCTGCTACCTCTTTGAGCAATGACGGGGCCCTTGTCACAGCTGCCAAACTGTCAGG TATTGGATTGTTTGGGAAGTTGCAGCAGGTCATGCAGAGTGAAAAGGAAAGAGATACGgattttctgaaaaaaatacAGATGGGAGCTAGCCCCAATG ATAAATCACGTTGTAATGTTGTAAAGATCCTTTCAATATACTTGGAAGCAAAGCTGTCAGTTTGTCGCTGCTTGTTTGGCAGCAATATAGAG GGCTCCCAAAAGTTGGTGGATAAAGAAAGGGAAGGAACAGTTATATTTAGTCCAAGAATTTGTGGTGATGTTGACCTCGAGGTTGGGAGCTTGATTTGTATTCATCCTCCATG GAAGGAGGTTCAAGCGATGGGAAATGACAATAGCGTTATCCTATCTACATATTTTTCCAAAGTCTGGAAggaaagcaataattaa
- the LOC110612347 gene encoding uncharacterized protein LOC110612347 isoform X5 produces MNDGSMEKEAGNLTHEDQTSFFAGDKVKMLDFPKNGGLTFSQRKESKHHPDEEIISDDEDDYVLANSITRGDRKLNKDSNLHGFRREKQDEARTWSMISKEAKALNHLNKQSLSSFSAFSRGNKSCKGVRDKVKPKFSLHIKSHKVGLSRPLTSKDEDVMSSKVLDEPEQLEPIEDEAVEKSNLEFLEDFHGQTEVPLIIAPADEALGNGIVEHSMTELLDGLQDRNVQLRGNPKMFRRTRGKKRAQLMGKKNISLLGDRNIDDEEKPEQVITGSSSDDEVFLGLNCFLIVCSRLSTACSVSIFQANYANLNLANPEMKGQSVADRFQEALAATSLSNDGALVTAAKLSGIGLFGKLQQVMQSEKERDTDFLKKIQMGASPNDKSRCNVVKILSIYLEAKLSVCRCLFGSNIEGSQKLVDKEREGTVIFSPRICGDVDLEVGSLICIHPPWKEVQAMGNDNSVILSTYFSKVWKESNN; encoded by the exons ATGAACGATGGAAGTATGGAAAAGGAAGCTGGAAATTTAACACATGAG gaccaaacaagcttcttTGCTGGAGACAAGGTTAAAATGCTTGATTTCCCCAAAAACGGTGGCTTAACCTTTTCCCAAAGGAAGGAATCTAAGCACCATCCGGATGAGGAAATCATCTCTGATGATGAG GATGATTATGTACTTGCAAATTCAATTACACGTGGTGATAGGAAGCTCAACAAAGATAGTAATCTCCATGGTTTTAGAAGGGAAAAGCAAGATGAGGCCCGCACATGGTCCATGATAAGTAAAGAAGCTAAGGCATTAAACCATTTGAATAAACAGTCTTTGTCTTCCTTTTCTGCCTTCTCCAGAGGGAACAAATCTTGTAAAG GTGTTAGAGACAAAGTTAAGCCAAAATTCTCTCTGCATATAAAGTCACATAAAGTTGGTCTCTCTCGTCCTTTGACTTCTAAGGATGAAGATGTGATGTCATCCAAGGTTCTTGATGAACCTGAACAACTGGAACCAATTGAGGATGAAGCCGTAGAAAAGTCAAACCTTGAGTTTCTTGAAGATTTTCATGGTCAAACTGAAGTGCCATTAATAATTGCACCTGCTGATGAAGCTCTTGGGAATGGAATTGTTGAGCATTCAATGACTGAGCTATTAGATGGGCTTCAGGATAGGAATGTTCAGCTAAGAGGAAATCCTAAAATG TTTAGAAGAACAAGAGGAAAAAAAAGGGCACAGTTAATGGGGAAGAAAAATATATCACTATTGGGTGACAGAAACATTGATGATGAAGAAAAACCTGAGCAAGTAATTACTGGATCATCAAGTGATGATGAGGTATTCCTTGGCTTGAATTGCTTTCTAATTGTTTGTTCTAGACTGTCTACTGCTTGTTCAGTTTCTATCTTTCAGGCCAATTATGCAAACCTAAATCTTGCAAACCCAGAGATGAAGGGGCAGAGTGTGGCAGATCGGTTTCAGGAAGCATTAGCTGCTACCTCTTTGAGCAATGACGGGGCCCTTGTCACAGCTGCCAAACTGTCAGG TATTGGATTGTTTGGGAAGTTGCAGCAGGTCATGCAGAGTGAAAAGGAAAGAGATACGgattttctgaaaaaaatacAGATGGGAGCTAGCCCCAATG ATAAATCACGTTGTAATGTTGTAAAGATCCTTTCAATATACTTGGAAGCAAAGCTGTCAGTTTGTCGCTGCTTGTTTGGCAGCAATATAGAG GGCTCCCAAAAGTTGGTGGATAAAGAAAGGGAAGGAACAGTTATATTTAGTCCAAGAATTTGTGGTGATGTTGACCTCGAGGTTGGGAGCTTGATTTGTATTCATCCTCCATG GAAGGAGGTTCAAGCGATGGGAAATGACAATAGCGTTATCCTATCTACATATTTTTCCAAAGTCTGGAAggaaagcaataattaa